TTTTTAAAATTTATCACAATTTTATTAATTATTTACAACATTCACATATTTGTATTGAATATAATGCAAAGGTAGGTACATTTGTTGAGTAATAATTAATAAATCAGAAATTATGAAAAGTAGAAATTTAGTATTAGGAATGGCGGTTATCGCACTAGGGTTTACATCTTGTAAAGATGAGAAGAAAGAAGCAGCAGAAAAAACAGTTGATACCTATGTTGTTTATGTTGATTCATTAGGTAATGTTGCAAAAGAAGATGCTAAAGCAAACTGGCAAGCTATTGAAGCAACTTATGAATTAAAAAGTAGTCAAGCAGAAACTGCGTTGTCAGATCTTAAAGAAGATATGAAAGCGAAAGAAAAAATAGAAGCTAGTAAAGCTAAATATGAAGCATTGAAAGCAATGATGATGGCTGATATGGAAGCTTCAAAGCCAAATCCTAAACAACAAATGAGAAATGCTTTGTTTGGTGAAGGAAAAGTAGGAACAGATATGAATTTTGATTGGGTAAATGCAGGAAATATTCACAGTGTGTACCAACAATTTGTTCATACAGTTGAAGATAATAAAGATAGCTATTCTCGAGAAGATTGGGATGAAATCAAATTGATGTATGAAGCATTAGACAGTAGAAAAAATACAGTAGAAAAAGAAGGTCTTTCATCTGAAGATAATAGAAAAATTGCTGGTTTAAAATTGAAATTTGCACCAATGTATACTTTAAATAGGATGGGAGCAAAATCAGAAGAAATGGAAAAAGCTAAACAATAATAATTGGTTATTTTTGTTAAAAAAAGACAGTCAGAAATGGCTGTCTTTTTTGTTTCTTAATTTTTTCTCTAGTAAGGTCTCTAGTTTGTTATTTTATAGATTGCCATAATGTCTTTTAATATTTCATCAAAATTGATATTAAGATCTATTAATTTTCCAGTATGAATATCAAATATCCAACCATATACTTTTAAATTTCGTTCCGTATTTGCTTTTTGAACCTCGGCCGTTTTGATAACATTGATACATTGTTCTTGTACATTTAACTCTACTAATCGTTTGTATTTTTCTTCTTCATTAGTGATAGCTTCTAATTCTTTTCTATGAATTCGATATACATCACGAATATTTCGAAGCCAAGGATTTAAAATTCCTAAGTCAGACTGTTGCATCGCAGCATGTACTCCTCCGCAACCATAATGACCACAAACAACAATATGATTTACTTTGAGATGCATGACTGCATAATTAATTACTGACATCGAATTGAGATCAGTATTGGGAACCATATTCGCAATGTTGCGATGTACAAAGACATCTCCTGGTTGCAGTCCCATAAGTTCTTCCGCAGAAACTCGACTATCTGAGCAGCCAATGTATAAGAATTCAGGAGATTGTCCTGCACCAAGTTTGTCAAAATAATTTTCGTCTGTTTGAAGTTGTTTAGCAATCCACTTGCTATTGTTTTCGAAAATTTGTTTTATATCCATAAATTGATTTTTTAGGATTAAAGATATTTATCTATGTTCTAATTGTAAAATGTTCTTTGGGCTGTTCTCTTCTAAAGAATATGAATCCCCACTGAAAAGTATCTATCGTTACGGTTACTTTTGGATGTGTTTTTATGATTTTCCAAGCATCTTCCATACCGGCTGACCAATGAATATCGTCAAAAATCCAAACGGTATCATTTGTTACAGTGGGCAGTAATTGTTCAAAATAAGCTAAAGTGGCTTTTTTCGAATGATTCCCGTCGAAAAAAATCAGTTTAAAGTTTAAAGTTTCTATTTTCAAGTCGTCCAAATAACGTTCAAATGGAGTCACAACAGAAGTTATATTGGTTAATTCAAATTCTTGAAATTGATTTTGAGCAATATTTGCTGTTTCGGGGCAACCCTCTAGCGTGGTTAATTTTGCATTTTTACTTCCCAATGCCATAGCAGCTGTAGCGAGACCTAATGAAGTTCCTATTTCTAGTATTGATTCTGACTGAAAATAATTGGTAATTCTAAATAATAATTCAGCTCGTTTTGAAGTAATTCCTGCTGTTTTGACAATTTGGGCTATTGCCCTAGTGTTCGATTTGAAAACTTTGGATCCCGCGCCAAAGTCGGTTACTTCTATGGTATTCGGATTTGCTAAAAGTGATTTTCTATAATTATTCAAAACCGTGTATTCTGGTTTTGGTTTTCGATCATAAAAACATTTGGTGATTAAATTAAATACAAAAGGCGAATGAACTGCATGCTCATTTTTAGAATGCCAAAGGAATTGTAAGTACGATTTTATTTGGAAAAACATATTTTTATAAGCTTCAAAGTAGCAAAGGTACAAAGATTATGAGTGATACTGAGTTGGGTTTTTAAGTTTAAATATACTTATCACTTCAAAAATTAAGTCATTTCAAAAAAAACTATATTTGCGCTCTTAAAATCAATAGCCATACAATTTCAGAAGATGATGAACGAAGAACAAATACATGGAGGAGTAATCACATCGGAAGAAATTAACCGTTGTATTGCGATTCTCGCTCAATTAAATATGGATACTGATCAAATATTTGATATCCCAAAAGAACAAAGAACGGCTTTAATAAAAGCGGCAGGTCAATTCTCGAGACCAGATCGAGACGAGCTTTCTCGTAGAAAAAAAGACGGAAAAGCAGTTGCAAAACGTAAAAAAGAAAAGCAAGATAGAACGGCACGTAAAGAAACTGGAATTAGATATGCGCGTGAAGCAAGTGTTTTTGTTGCGCCAAAATTACTGGCTTTTAATGATTTAGAAAGCAAAGAGCAGTTAGAGTTAGAAACGTCTAGGAATTGCTATGTATGTAAAACGTCGTTTACTAAAATGCATCACTTTTATGATACTATGTGTACTGATTGTGGCGATTTTAATTATGCCAAACGTTTTCAAAGTGCTGATGTAAAAGGACAAGTAGCTGTTATTACCGGTTCTCGATTAAAAATTGGGTATCATATTACATTGATGCTACTACGAGGAGGAGCAACGGTTATTGCAACGACACGTTTTCCAGTTGATTCAGCTTTGCGTTTTGGGAAAGAACCTGATTTTATGGATTGGGGACACCGTTTAAAAATCCATGGATTGGATTTAAGACATATTCCTAGTGTTGAGATTTTTTGCAATTTCATAGAGCAGAAATACGAGCGATTGGATATTTTGATTAATAATGCGGCGCAAACTGTTCGACGTCCTGCTGGGTTTTATACCCACATGATGGAGAATGAAGAGCGTCCAATTCATACTTTGCCTAAACAAGCACAAGAATTATTACTAGATCATATTAATTGTTTGGATGAATTAAAAGTACTGACTTCGGGAGCTTCTTCGACTGAAAATATGCCAGTAACTTGGCATGGTCCAGAACCGGGAATTGGTTTGCGGGCTTCCGCCAAATTATCTCAGATCCCTTATTCATTTGACAACGCACTTGTCGCTAACGAGGTCTTTCCTGAAGGAGAACTCGATGCCGACTTGCAACAAGTAGATTTAAGAAAGACGAATAGCTGGCGTTTAAAGTTGGGCCAAATAGAAACTACCGAAATGATTGAAGTACAATTGGTGAATTCAGTTGCACCGTTTGTATTATGTAATCGTCTTTCGGAAGTAATGAAAAAAGACAATACGGGACAAAAGCATATTATTAATGTCTCAGCTATGGAAGGGAAGTTCCATCGTTTTTTTAAAGAAGCCCGACATCCACATACTAATATGGCTAAAGCTGCTTTGAATATGCTTACGCATACCGCTGCTGGTGAATTGGCGAAAGCCGGAATATTTATGAATGCCGTAGATACGGGTTGGGTGACTGATGAAGATCCTGCCGAATTAGCCAAGAAGAAACAAGAACTCGAAGATTTTCAACCCCCTTTAGATATTGTGGATGGTGCGGCTAGGGTTATGGATCCGTTATTTGATGGTATTAATACTGGAAAACATTGGTGTGGGAAGTTCTTGAAAGACTACAACCCGATTCCTTGGTAAAAGCATGTCCCCCTTCAATAGGGAATTCTAATAATTTATAAAATAGAGCCACAACAGAATATAATTTTGTTGTGGTTTTTTGTTGCTACTTATTACGTGCATAGAATATATTCATAGTTTTTATCTATTGAAAAAATATTTTTGATAATAAATTTTATGTAAATTAGCATAGAAACTTTATAGAACAAAAATCATATATAATTATGGAAAACAACAATAATCCAAACGGTGAAAGTAAATGTCCGTTTTCAGGAAGTGCTACAAAGCAAAGTGCAGGTTCAGGGACAAGAAACAATGATTGGTGGCCAAATCAGTTAAAATTAAGCATCCTACGTCAGCATGCTGATCTGTCTAACCCAATGGGTGAGGCGTTCAACTATGCAGAAGAGTTTAAAAGTCTTGATTTAGCAGCCCTTAAGGAAGATATTTTTGAATTAATGACAAACTCTCAAGAATGGTGGCCTGCCGATTATGGTCATTATGGCCCATTTTTTATTCGAATGGCATGGCATAGCGCAGGAACGTATCGTATCGCTGATGGTCGTGGTGGAGCGGGTTTTGGAACACAACGATTTGCACCGCTGAACAGTTGGCCAGATAATGTGAATTTAGATAAAGCACGTTTGTTATTATGGCCAATTAAACAGAAATATGGTAAGAAAATTTCTTGGGCCGATTTGATGGTGCTTACTGGTAACTGTGCTTTAGAATCAATGGGGTTAAAGACTTTTGGTTTTGCCGGTGGACGTGCTGATGTATGGGAACCAGCTGAAGATATTTATTGGGGTTCTGAAGGGAAATGGTTGGATGACAAGCGTTATACAGGAGATCGTGAATTAGAAAATCCATTGGCTGCTGTTCAAATGGGACTTATTTACGTAAACCCAGAAGGACCTAATGGAAATCCTGACCCATTGGCTTCAGCTCGTGATATTAGAGAAACTTTTGCTCGTATGGCAATGAATGATGAAGAAACTGTGGCGCTTATTGCAGGTGGGCATACTTTTGGGAAAACGCACGGAGCTGCTGATCCAAACGAATATGTAGGTCCAGAACCCGCAGCTGCACCTATTGAACAACAGGGACTTGGGTGGAAAAACACTTTTGGTACTGGAAATGGAGAATATACAATAGGAAGCGGTCTAGAGGGTGCTTGGACAACAACACCAACAAAATGGAGTAACAACTATTTTGAAAACTTATTCGGATTTGAATGGGAGTTAG
The Flavobacterium sp. WC2421 genome window above contains:
- a CDS encoding DUF6565 domain-containing protein, coding for MKSRNLVLGMAVIALGFTSCKDEKKEAAEKTVDTYVVYVDSLGNVAKEDAKANWQAIEATYELKSSQAETALSDLKEDMKAKEKIEASKAKYEALKAMMMADMEASKPNPKQQMRNALFGEGKVGTDMNFDWVNAGNIHSVYQQFVHTVEDNKDSYSREDWDEIKLMYEALDSRKNTVEKEGLSSEDNRKIAGLKLKFAPMYTLNRMGAKSEEMEKAKQ
- a CDS encoding carbonic anhydrase translates to MDIKQIFENNSKWIAKQLQTDENYFDKLGAGQSPEFLYIGCSDSRVSAEELMGLQPGDVFVHRNIANMVPNTDLNSMSVINYAVMHLKVNHIVVCGHYGCGGVHAAMQQSDLGILNPWLRNIRDVYRIHRKELEAITNEEEKYKRLVELNVQEQCINVIKTAEVQKANTERNLKVYGWIFDIHTGKLIDLNINFDEILKDIMAIYKITN
- a CDS encoding O-methyltransferase gives rise to the protein MFFQIKSYLQFLWHSKNEHAVHSPFVFNLITKCFYDRKPKPEYTVLNNYRKSLLANPNTIEVTDFGAGSKVFKSNTRAIAQIVKTAGITSKRAELLFRITNYFQSESILEIGTSLGLATAAMALGSKNAKLTTLEGCPETANIAQNQFQEFELTNITSVVTPFERYLDDLKIETLNFKLIFFDGNHSKKATLAYFEQLLPTVTNDTVWIFDDIHWSAGMEDAWKIIKTHPKVTVTIDTFQWGFIFFRREQPKEHFTIRT
- a CDS encoding SDR family oxidoreductase, which produces MNEEQIHGGVITSEEINRCIAILAQLNMDTDQIFDIPKEQRTALIKAAGQFSRPDRDELSRRKKDGKAVAKRKKEKQDRTARKETGIRYAREASVFVAPKLLAFNDLESKEQLELETSRNCYVCKTSFTKMHHFYDTMCTDCGDFNYAKRFQSADVKGQVAVITGSRLKIGYHITLMLLRGGATVIATTRFPVDSALRFGKEPDFMDWGHRLKIHGLDLRHIPSVEIFCNFIEQKYERLDILINNAAQTVRRPAGFYTHMMENEERPIHTLPKQAQELLLDHINCLDELKVLTSGASSTENMPVTWHGPEPGIGLRASAKLSQIPYSFDNALVANEVFPEGELDADLQQVDLRKTNSWRLKLGQIETTEMIEVQLVNSVAPFVLCNRLSEVMKKDNTGQKHIINVSAMEGKFHRFFKEARHPHTNMAKAALNMLTHTAAGELAKAGIFMNAVDTGWVTDEDPAELAKKKQELEDFQPPLDIVDGAARVMDPLFDGINTGKHWCGKFLKDYNPIPW